From Scatophagus argus isolate fScaArg1 chromosome 2, fScaArg1.pri, whole genome shotgun sequence:
TGACCATTAGAACAGTGAAGGGAATGCGCCTCGGACAAGACCACTGCTTGTTAGTTTGGGTCAGACGGGGCTACAAGGCTATGGGAGGTGCTAGGCTAGTGTCACATCATttgtgtaaagtaaaaaaaataaaaataaaaataacaaatcaaacaCCAAACAATATCACCACAGTATTCTCCCAACATTCAAAGCAGCTTGCCCATTGGCTGGAAATGAggaggggaagggacacaggtTTAAGAAGTCTTAGGAAGGGATAACAGGGGAAGGagtgggttgttttttttttcaataaatacTTAATAAAAACTTTCAACTCATAACAAAAAGCATCTCTATATATaatacatgtatgtatacatatcCGCATGTATGTATATGCACATGTACAGACGTTTTTGTAACGATGTTGGAGTGGAACATTAAGAGCAGGTTGGTGGCATGGTGGTCGGCGCCTCCTAGTTCATTTCAATTGGCTGGGAGGCCGGCGTGAACGCACCATCAGTCTCTCATTACATCACAAGAAAACAGTCATCTACATCTTCAGTGGTTATATTCAAGAAGAGGCGGGGTCTCCCCCCCACACTGGCCTCCaatcatcatcgtcgtcgtcatcatcatcatccttgtATTGGTCTTTTAAAGTCTCTCATGTCATTCCCTTGTGTTTCTAAGGCTGATTGGTTAATAAAGTCAGGGAGGGGCAGCACCTCCTCTGGGTTCGGCATACTTCATTGGCTCGTCTTCCTTCAATCACTCCTCTTGTGCTGGATATATTAACTCTGTTTAGCTTAATATTAcgaaaaataacaaaaaaacaaaaaaggagtccagagtgtttttgtttttgttaattacAAAGAGTCTCTTGCTCAAGTTTTTAGGGACAGTTTAGCTTTTGGTTGGTTGGGGAAGGACATTGGCTCGTTGGCAAGAAAGTGGCATTTAGTCCATCCTCTCCACCTTGCCCAGGACCTTGCCCTCATACATGGGCAACACAGTGGCATCCTCCCACACCTCCTCGAACACTGCACCACACTCAAACTCATCACTGGCTTTCTTAAAGTAGTACctgaggagggaaaacaaagagaaaggtCTGTGATTAGAAATTGTTGAgcgtaggtgtgtgtgtgtaaacacaaagactgaactGACAGAGTGGCAGCAGGAGAGCATCTGATacatttcatcatgttttaAACCGCTTTGAGGCACCTACACAACCACTTCCATATACAGGCTCGCGCACAACTCCCTTTAgtccaaatcaaacacacacactttgagagCCAGAAATGGATCCTGCTCAAAACAACTTAGTCATAGCCTTCAATGCCATCCCTGCACACTTCAAAGGCAGAGCCTGACTCCACATAACACCGCTGCACAAACAGAGCTGAACCCTCCGTTTAAACACTCCCTGTGATAATTCAAGCTGCTAGGAAcagcatgcttgtgtgtgtgttcatccatGTGTGCTTGTCTCCTCATCCCCTTGTTCACCTTGACTGCTGCCCACTCTACAGATGCCTATCTGTCCTGCAAGGTCTTATTAAAGTTGAAGGGTTAATTAGAGGCTGTCTTAAggcccccctcctctctttcctcaccAGAGCCcactccctctctgtgtctctgtggctTCTAATTGGGCTGGCTGTCAAATGAAGGACCTTTCTGTCACACAGGTTGACATTTCAGGTGCCTGAGAGTCTGTGCCTGTGACTGCAAGAGCACACTCCGCTGCTTgcgcataaacacacacacgccccaTGTTTCTCTACTGCACACACTTCGGGCAGCTTTCCGATCACCAGCGGAGAACAGACGAAAAAGAGAGAATGGGAAGGGAAGAAAGCAGGGGGAATCGGAGCGCAGGCCTTCCCTGGCTCGGTGAGTGGGTGTGATAGGTTGGATGCGGGCCGAGCCTGAGGGGCTTTATCctaggaggaggagggggggactGCACAGACAGTCTCCTGGAGGTCACAGGTCACCTAGCTAGCCCACTCTTCTTTTACTCTCAAGCAGAGATAACTCCCAGGGTTAGCTTGGTCCCAGTGACTGTGAAGTCTCCTAGAGCTCCTAATGATTTCTCTTCTTTACTTTAAACCCACCAAAAGATCAGCAGGAGGGGATTTAATGATAAGCTTTGTAATGGAAAAATGCCTCATTTTGCCCATGTGTGTCTGCGTTCAGAATACAAAAAAAGCCCTGTGTTTTATGAGCAATTGCTCAACTTAGAGTCATTCAAACAACACATGTAAGGAGGGGTGTAAAAAAACGTAcacatacagttttattttccttgttgATTGTAATTACACATAAATAAAGAGGAGGCTACGTTACTCCAGCTGCAAGACTTCCTACTCGATGCAGCGATGTAACGGAGGGCGGATGACTTCATTTAATGATGTAGCATTCTGGtaacctttttttgttgttgcattttgCCTTTTCATCTTGATTAGCAAAATCACATAAATGCATCACCCATCTCGATtgactgaattttttttgttttgtttttgaggagAAAATACTACATATTCAATAACAAATAGttcatcattttgtttcatagaatgagacagagaaagacagaaggagtcTTTCCATTGGAACATGTTTTATGTAGCAGGATTTTTCTCTCTTCGCAACATCTGGCACCAATATCGTCTGGCAGAGCCACGGCGTACTGTTCTCCACTGTACCGCTGCCATGTCCAAATTAACCAACTCCACACATTCTGCTGCCATTGAAGCCAGACGCTTCAtccccacctccccctcttCTTTCGCTTGCTCAAGAGTTATGGGATAGCAGGGGTGCGATGACTTGCTTGTAGGCCTTCTTCTCTATTGCCTAACAAGCAGATGTGGCTGTAACCTAATGTTGATGTCATGGGTATGCAGGCTTTGACTCTTTTCATACAACTGATGTAGTACAGGAACAGTTACTTGACAAAGCAAGCCTAGACTTCCTGATTTAAATGTCTTCAAACTGACtggaaattatattttttaattacctAACAAGTCCTTACAGAGTTCAGGAATCCCACCCTCATCATATGACACTGACAAGAGATATATTTGCTTGGTTAACTGCTATCAGCCATTAACTGTAGAAAGTGCTTAGGACATTTGATTTCAATGCCTGACGCAATAATGTGGAGGAGGAATTTGAAGGCCTCGCAATGGTCTttgtgcacaaaataaaatgtcccaGGCTTCAAAGCCATATTTATTAAGGCTGCCTTACCATGGAAATCAGTACCAGATGTGAGAAAAAATTTGCTCCAGagcccccctcctctcccctctctctgtaaGCTCTGAATGCAGTGGATCAGCCCATTTTTTCAACTACTGGGCTCCAGTATTTCACACTCCCACTCAGCAGACAAGCATACACAAGTAGAATAACgaatgcacatacatacatagacacCAAACCCTGCTACAGCACTGACTCCATCCAAACAGCCGTGACTCAACATCTGTCCAAGCATGTCTTTGTGTACTGTGACCTGTTGTCGGTGTTTCATATTTACCGGTAGTTGCCTTTCTTGCTCAGTTGTTCCTTGAAGTGTCCAAGGGTCAGGCAGTGGGTCTTCATCATGCTGCGATAAGGAATCTCCTCACCACAGAAGAAGTAGGTGACTACTAGCTCTTTCGACCtgaaaaaatgcaaagtgaaaagtgGTTTTAAACAGCTGAACTTTTGGGAGGAGGAGGCTCTGATTGTTTAATGCAGACAAAGAGTCTCTGGAGTAATATTaagacagcagacagctgagTCACCAAAGGTCAACCAATTAAAACTAAAAGAGGCCTAACAGTCAGGTGGCTGTAGCTCAACAACACATATATGAAGTGGTGAAGTTAATTCAAGTTACCAGGGGCTACTTAACACTTCTTTGTTGGGTTTCAgtgtcgagtgtgtgtgtgttgaggggtGGGTGGGTAGTTAGGATTCTGTATTAAAGCATGTTTAAtcttaaatgattaaaaagggaggacagaggagtTCAAAGACATAGCTATGCTGACTCACAACATCTTTCTTTGAAGGGAAGAGTGAGAAAGAGGGTGAAAACACAAGCTCGGAAAGAGAGGGATTTCTCAAATAAGTGTTGATGTgtatgagaaataaaaacaactggaAAGCAACTGAGAGTGAAGTtatgaaaaaaatgagcaatagaaacaaagacaagacagtGTTTTAGATTCAAAATAAGATTTGTAAAGCAAGTGCTCCGTACTCGTCTGCTTGGATTCCAGAGCTGGTTACAGGACTGCCTCCGGTGGGGAAGGCAGCTGCTGGATGGCTCCTGTCTCTCTGAAgactgcctgctgctgttgattgCCTgccaaaatcacaaaaatcGATGACTAATTAATACTCACACCAATACAAACAGAAACCGTTACTGATAGTGTATTCTGAGGTGGTCAATCAAATGTGGAAGAAGTCCTAAGCGAGTCTTGAGTTTGCCTACCTCTGTTTCGGCGGCTTGGAGACCTCCTCCAGTCTGCGACAGGCCTCCTCTAGCTGTGCCAGAGTGTTGGGCGGGGGCAGGGGAGGCATAGCTGGGTCCTGGATGAATGGGTGGCCTGGATGGTGGCTGCGGAGGTGAGCGCCACTGCCAATGCCTCCTCCACCCCAAGAGGAGTGAGTCCGACTGGGCAGAGTCTTGGAATCAAGTGGGTTGGACTTCTTTAGGCCTTGAGTGCTGTTAGGACAAAAAGGCACAATAAGTAACATGAGTTGGCAATTCAAGACACTATGTTCTGTGCTACAGATTATGTTGTGGCTCTTCCTGACAAACACTTACCTGTGTGGCTTGTGTTTgccctgtctctcactctctagGATCCACTGCCAAACATTCTGAGAGCGGTCGGTGGCATCTAGGGGAAGGCGTGGTGAAGATACACCCTCATCGGTGGCCTTGACTGGCCGCCTGTACAAAGTGCTGCAGCGactggaggaagaaagagaggcaTGTCAAGACCAGCGATAGAGTAGCTTTACTACTTGGAAAATTGAAGAAATCAGGTACTAAGGGGTAATGTACAATGCTGACTGATGACTGGTTTCAGCACAGCTCAGAGATTACACTCACGCAGGCGTGAAGTCGGAATAATTGGCGCCCCCTGGAGGGCAGAGGCACTGCACGCGCTGAGCCGCCTCGGCCTCAATCTGCTCCTTGGTCTTTGGCCCAGCGTGGTGATGGTGGATGTAGTGGTGGTGGATGTGCTTTGAGGACTGCCTGCCTGTCATCAGAACCTTGGGAGCCCCAGGATAAGCGCCAAAGAAGGACCCTTGGCCAGAGGACACCGTTGCATTTGTCCGATCTGGGGAGCTCGAGCGTGGCGAGTGACGAGCCACACCTGGTGACTGGCATCCAGGTGTCTTCAGGACACGGGACAGGTGCTCGTCCAGGATAGCCTGGGGGTCTTCCTCACATTGGCTGCCAGACGGGAGCAGTGGGTGATGGAGGGAGGTGCTGCTGGCGAGGTCACCGctctcttccctttcttcctcctgGACAggcaagggaaaaaaaaaatacataaggCAATTGAGAGAACATTCATTCACAGTCACATGTGGGAAAGGGAGCAACAGAGGAATTTCTGTCTCAACTTACACCAACTTATATCTATCGTCCTCTGAAGTCAGTGAGAGCAAACGCCTGGGTAACTTGATTTGAGTTTCCTTTTTGCCGCACTGTTATCTTCGCTAACAGGCTTTGGGTGCGCTTCATCTATAATGCAGAGTGTGCCTGTTCTTCACAAAGAGACTGGCACTACTCATACTCAGCAAACGTGCCACTGGAGAGTAGCTAAGTGCTAACTATTTGAAGGAACTTCAAGTGTGCCTAGAAACATAAGTTTGAAAGTTCCTCCGCATGAAGTACTGTAGGACGGAGGAAAAGGGAAGTAATATCTAAACCAAGACAGACTTTCAAATCCCTTGGTCTTTTCCCTGTTCTTCGACATGCTAAAACTACCATAAAGGCTTTTGTAGTGCAATATGGAACCATCATCCTGAGTTAACCTGTATACAAGTTAGAATTTCTAAGCAGTAACCATGCTTAATGTTTGTAGGAGTGTCGGACCGTTTAGAACAGGCTTATGTGCAACTCTACCTCCTGGAtctgctgcagcctctcctcCAATGAACTCATGGTGTCCTGCTCTCGCTTCAGCTTCTCTAGCCGGGCTATGAGCTGGGCTGCAAAGGCTGAGGGCTCAACGGGGGTCATCTCCTTAGGCAGCCGGTGTGTCCTCTGCAGGGTGAACAACACAGGGGGAAGGACACTTtagtgtgtgcaagtgtgtaaCTGCATAGTGTTTCTGACAGACGCAATATGTTGAATTAATCCACTGCCCTTGCCCTAATCCTATCTTGTTCCAAAAGCCTGCTACTATTCCAAAAGGCCTAATCCAGATGCCCTTGCCCTCAAGCTAACCTGAACCTTCTCTGCCTCCTATCCCTCCCCAAATCTTCTCATGCCCAGTGCCCTTGGCAGTGCCAGGCTGCTGggcgagggagagagaagggggtAGCGATGGCGGGGTAGCAGTTGGTCTTGCTCGGAGGGGAGGCCCCCTGCCTGCACCCTCTGTAGCCCGACCAAGCCATCAGCTAGGCAGCCTCTGAAGTCAGCACACTTCAAAGGGCCCTTGTCAAACATCAAACGCACACTAGGGGTGGGAGGGACACGCAGCTTTAAATCTCCGAATAAAAGCCAGATATcgacagagaagagagagtgaggagaggagaggggaggaaaaaagggagaggGGGACAAAATTAACAGcatgaaaaaagaggaagaggattgAGATGTGCGTTAGTGAAGTGGCAATGGtggcggagagagagagagagcgagacagagaaggaggggaaaagagggagggagaggataGAGGAGTCAAATACTAGGAAGA
This genomic window contains:
- the LOC124066544 gene encoding axin-2-like — its product is MSRALTEHISSSFREDAPRPPVPGEEGEASCYNPSRSAKMRAQSKVKDTPAAAAPPGSTPRRNEDGLGEPEGSASPDSPLVRWTKSLHFLLGDQDGAHLFRTFLERENCVDTLDFWFACNGFRQMDLKDTKTLRVAKVIFKRYIENNSIVAKQLKPATKTFIRDSIKKQQIDSAMFDQAQTEIQSNMEENAYQMFLTSDIYLEYVRTGCENAAYMNHGSLGSLKLMCGYLPPLMEEEEWSCNDLKAKTLGSVVGLSAKTLRATATIRTAAEVLENSCRSHRRGDPASPYFVNSGYIFAPATSANDSEISSDATTDDSMSMTDSSVDGIPPYKLGTKKQLQREMHRSVKINGQITLPHFPRTHRLPKEMTPVEPSAFAAQLIARLEKLKREQDTMSSLEERLQQIQEEEEREESGDLASSTSLHHPLLPSGSQCEEDPQAILDEHLSRVLKTPGCQSPGVARHSPRSSSPDRTNATVSSGQGSFFGAYPGAPKVLMTGRQSSKHIHHHYIHHHHAGPKTKEQIEAEAAQRVQCLCPPGGANYSDFTPARCSTLYRRPVKATDEGVSSPRLPLDATDRSQNVWQWILESERQGKHKPHSTQGLKKSNPLDSKTLPSRTHSSWGGGGIGSGAHLRSHHPGHPFIQDPAMPPLPPPNTLAQLEEACRRLEEVSKPPKQRQSTAAGSLQRDRSHPAAAFPTGGSPVTSSGIQADESKELVVTYFFCGEEIPYRSMMKTHCLTLGHFKEQLSKKGNYRYYFKKASDEFECGAVFEEVWEDATVLPMYEGKVLGKVERMD